Proteins from a genomic interval of Musa acuminata AAA Group cultivar baxijiao chromosome BXJ1-9, Cavendish_Baxijiao_AAA, whole genome shotgun sequence:
- the LOC135593177 gene encoding MACPF domain-containing protein At1g14780-like isoform X2 — protein MQMSELFNCRSSMAGKIPSGLFNYMFDMDGCAWAQEASNTKCLAMDGYFIALLELRIEHQPLALVDHVVRDVPSTWDPCAIARFIETYGTHVIMGLSVGGQDVVYVKQDHSSSLSPRELRQHLDRLGDELFTGTCALPPFHWRSKEHKLKVPEAFNVFDLQKQNVKGIAPVFCKDGVTVMCHKRGGDTSASSHSEWLLTVPSSPDVINFTFVPITSLLKGVPGNGFLSHAINLYLRYKPPLSDLRYFLDFQAHKLWAPMHSDLPLGPISNRSITTPALTFTVMGPELSVNSSQVIVGMRPVTGMRLHLEGKKNDRLAIHLEHLSHTPGFIGARPEAAPEWRGSDAIADQRYYEPVRRKKFAQVCTVPIEYDSPWRPTDGGGNAFVVTGAQLHVTAHESTSVLHLRLLYSEVSGCVVSRSQWRRGPSGLSQKSSFFSAVSTSFSGGLEKERQQGPEAPVDSGIFPVAPPVPVGAQKLLKFVDTSHLCQGPQHSPGHWLVTGAKLDVEKGRIGLQVKFSLLTSLL, from the exons ATGCAGATGTCAGAGCTGTTCAACTGTAGGAGTTCGATGGCAGGAAAGATCCCCTCCGGGCTGTTCAACTACATGTTCGACATGGACGGGTGCGCATGGGCCCAGGAGGCGTCCAACACCAAGTGCCTCGCCATGGATGGCTACTTCATCGCGCTCCTTGAGCTGCGAATCGAGCACCAGCCACTTGCTCTTGTGGATCATGTCGTCAGAGATGTTCCTTCGACTTGGGACCCCTGCGCGATCGCAAG GTTCATCGAGACCTATGGCACGCATGTAATAATGGGGTTAAGTGTGGGAGGTCAGGATGTGGTGTACGTGAAGCAAGATCACTCCTCCAGCCTCTCCCCTCGTGAGCTCAGACAACACCTCGATAGGCTTGGGGATGAGCTATTCACAGGGACATGTGCGCTGCCTCCCTTCCACTGGAGATCTAAAGAACATAAGCTTAAG GTTCCGGAGGCCTTCAATGTCTTTGATCTACAGAAGCAAAATGTCAAGGGGATTGCTCCTGTCTTCTGCAAAGAT GGTGTGACAGTCATGTGCCACAAGAGAGGAGGAGATACCTCGGCGAGCAGCCACAGCGAGTGGCTTCTAACTGTGCCTTCATCGCCTGATGTGATCAACTTCACCTTCGTTCCGATAACCTCACTGCTCAAGGGAGTCCCCGGCAATGGCTTTCTGTCTCATGCCATTAACCTGTACCTTCGAT ATAAGCctcctctatcagacctgcgctaCTTCCTGGACTTCCAAGCTCACAAGCTCTGGGCCCCAATGCACAGTGATCTACCTCTGGGTCCCATCTCGAACAGGTCCATCACGACCCCAGCCCTTACTTTCACCGTAATGGGCCCCGAGCTGTCGGTCAACTCTTCTCAG GTCATCGTCGGAATGCGACCGGTGACGGGAATGCGACTGCACCTCGAGGGCAAGAAGAACGATCG GCTAGCGATTCACCTGGAGCACCTGTCACATACCCCTGGGTTCATCGGAGCCCGGCCCGAGGCGGCGCCGGAATGGCGGGGATCGGACGCGATCGCCGACCAGCGATACTATGAGCCGGTCCGACGGAAGAAGTTCGCGCAGGTGTGCACCGTGCCGATCGAGTACGACTCCCCGTGGCGGCCGACCGACGGCGGGGGGAACGCGTTCGTGGTCACCGGAGCTCAGCTCCACGTGACGGCGCACGAGTCCACGAGTGTGCTGCACCTCAGGCTCCTGTACTCGGAGGTGAGCGGCTGCGTCGTGAGCAGGTCGCAGTGGCGGCGAGGCCCGTCGGGCCTGTCTCAGAAGTCGAGCTTCTTCTCGGCCGTCAGCACCTCGTTCTCCGGTGGCCTGGAGAAGGAAAGGCAGCAAGGCCCAGAGGCGCCGGTGGACTCCGGTATTTTTCCGGTGGCCCCGCCGGTGCCGGTGGGAGCCCAGAAGCTTCTCAAGTTTGTGGATACCTC
- the LOC135593177 gene encoding MACPF domain-containing protein At1g14780-like isoform X1, whose protein sequence is MSQAVETALRCLGRGFDVACDFRPEYCRGKERLLVINEEEKREIAVPGFGTFKDVSVDIKCDKGDRMRYQSDVLEFNQMSELFNCRSSMAGKIPSGLFNYMFDMDGCAWAQEASNTKCLAMDGYFIALLELRIEHQPLALVDHVVRDVPSTWDPCAIARFIETYGTHVIMGLSVGGQDVVYVKQDHSSSLSPRELRQHLDRLGDELFTGTCALPPFHWRSKEHKLKVPEAFNVFDLQKQNVKGIAPVFCKDGVTVMCHKRGGDTSASSHSEWLLTVPSSPDVINFTFVPITSLLKGVPGNGFLSHAINLYLRYKPPLSDLRYFLDFQAHKLWAPMHSDLPLGPISNRSITTPALTFTVMGPELSVNSSQVIVGMRPVTGMRLHLEGKKNDRLAIHLEHLSHTPGFIGARPEAAPEWRGSDAIADQRYYEPVRRKKFAQVCTVPIEYDSPWRPTDGGGNAFVVTGAQLHVTAHESTSVLHLRLLYSEVSGCVVSRSQWRRGPSGLSQKSSFFSAVSTSFSGGLEKERQQGPEAPVDSGIFPVAPPVPVGAQKLLKFVDTSHLCQGPQHSPGHWLVTGAKLDVEKGRIGLQVKFSLLTSLL, encoded by the exons atgaGCCAGGCTGTGGAGACAGCTCTGAGGTGCCTGGGGAGGGGCTTCGACGTCGCATGCGACTTCCGGCCGGAGTACTGCAGGGGAAAGGAGAGGCTGCTTGTGATAaatgaggaagagaagagagagatcgCTGTGCCCGGGTTTGGAACGTTCAAGGATGTCTCGGTTGACATAAAGTGCGATAAGGGGGATCGGATGCGATACCAATCCGATGTGCTCGAGTTCAATCAG ATGTCAGAGCTGTTCAACTGTAGGAGTTCGATGGCAGGAAAGATCCCCTCCGGGCTGTTCAACTACATGTTCGACATGGACGGGTGCGCATGGGCCCAGGAGGCGTCCAACACCAAGTGCCTCGCCATGGATGGCTACTTCATCGCGCTCCTTGAGCTGCGAATCGAGCACCAGCCACTTGCTCTTGTGGATCATGTCGTCAGAGATGTTCCTTCGACTTGGGACCCCTGCGCGATCGCAAG GTTCATCGAGACCTATGGCACGCATGTAATAATGGGGTTAAGTGTGGGAGGTCAGGATGTGGTGTACGTGAAGCAAGATCACTCCTCCAGCCTCTCCCCTCGTGAGCTCAGACAACACCTCGATAGGCTTGGGGATGAGCTATTCACAGGGACATGTGCGCTGCCTCCCTTCCACTGGAGATCTAAAGAACATAAGCTTAAG GTTCCGGAGGCCTTCAATGTCTTTGATCTACAGAAGCAAAATGTCAAGGGGATTGCTCCTGTCTTCTGCAAAGAT GGTGTGACAGTCATGTGCCACAAGAGAGGAGGAGATACCTCGGCGAGCAGCCACAGCGAGTGGCTTCTAACTGTGCCTTCATCGCCTGATGTGATCAACTTCACCTTCGTTCCGATAACCTCACTGCTCAAGGGAGTCCCCGGCAATGGCTTTCTGTCTCATGCCATTAACCTGTACCTTCGAT ATAAGCctcctctatcagacctgcgctaCTTCCTGGACTTCCAAGCTCACAAGCTCTGGGCCCCAATGCACAGTGATCTACCTCTGGGTCCCATCTCGAACAGGTCCATCACGACCCCAGCCCTTACTTTCACCGTAATGGGCCCCGAGCTGTCGGTCAACTCTTCTCAG GTCATCGTCGGAATGCGACCGGTGACGGGAATGCGACTGCACCTCGAGGGCAAGAAGAACGATCG GCTAGCGATTCACCTGGAGCACCTGTCACATACCCCTGGGTTCATCGGAGCCCGGCCCGAGGCGGCGCCGGAATGGCGGGGATCGGACGCGATCGCCGACCAGCGATACTATGAGCCGGTCCGACGGAAGAAGTTCGCGCAGGTGTGCACCGTGCCGATCGAGTACGACTCCCCGTGGCGGCCGACCGACGGCGGGGGGAACGCGTTCGTGGTCACCGGAGCTCAGCTCCACGTGACGGCGCACGAGTCCACGAGTGTGCTGCACCTCAGGCTCCTGTACTCGGAGGTGAGCGGCTGCGTCGTGAGCAGGTCGCAGTGGCGGCGAGGCCCGTCGGGCCTGTCTCAGAAGTCGAGCTTCTTCTCGGCCGTCAGCACCTCGTTCTCCGGTGGCCTGGAGAAGGAAAGGCAGCAAGGCCCAGAGGCGCCGGTGGACTCCGGTATTTTTCCGGTGGCCCCGCCGGTGCCGGTGGGAGCCCAGAAGCTTCTCAAGTTTGTGGATACCTC